Proteins from a genomic interval of Micromonospora sp. NBC_00389:
- a CDS encoding ABC transporter substrate-binding protein, whose protein sequence is MSVTTRRTRLAAAALAAITAIGGLAACGNDDEPAAGEKPAKLVVDTFGEFGYDEIVKQYEKDTGIKVELRKTAQLNEYRPKIVRALATGKGASDVIALEEGILNEFKANPANWADLAPLVADHSKDYLPWKYELGKAPDGRLIGLPTDVGSLAVCYRRDLFEAAKLPTERDQVAALWPDWNGFIETGKKYRAATGKGMLDSVTTASSAVMFQKGGDLFYDKEDNVVAETSSSVKAAWDTGVAMADANISAKTATWSPEWSAGFKQGTFAATFCPSWMLGIVQENSGPENKGKWDVAAVPGGAGNWGGSWLAVPEQSKYQKEAAKLAEYLTNAQNQVAAFKLKGPLPTNLEALKNPDFLAYTNEYFNNAPTGKIFGDSVAKIQPLHLGPKHQGIKENAFEPALRSYESGQAAKDKAWEQFAKDAKTQGAF, encoded by the coding sequence ATGAGTGTCACCACGCGGCGTACCCGCCTGGCGGCCGCTGCCCTGGCCGCGATCACCGCAATCGGCGGTCTCGCGGCCTGCGGCAACGACGACGAGCCGGCGGCCGGCGAGAAGCCGGCAAAGCTGGTCGTCGACACCTTCGGCGAATTCGGCTACGACGAGATCGTCAAGCAGTACGAGAAGGACACCGGGATCAAGGTCGAGCTGCGCAAGACTGCCCAGCTCAACGAGTACCGCCCGAAGATCGTCCGCGCGCTGGCCACCGGCAAGGGCGCCTCCGACGTCATCGCGCTCGAAGAGGGCATCCTCAACGAGTTCAAGGCCAACCCGGCCAACTGGGCCGACCTCGCTCCGCTGGTCGCCGACCACAGCAAGGACTACCTGCCCTGGAAGTACGAGCTGGGCAAGGCGCCGGACGGCCGGCTGATCGGCCTGCCCACCGACGTCGGCAGCCTCGCGGTCTGCTACCGCCGGGACCTGTTCGAGGCCGCCAAGCTGCCCACCGAGCGGGACCAGGTCGCCGCCCTCTGGCCGGACTGGAACGGCTTCATCGAGACCGGCAAGAAGTACCGCGCGGCCACCGGCAAGGGGATGCTCGACTCGGTCACCACCGCCTCCAGCGCCGTGATGTTCCAGAAGGGCGGTGACCTGTTCTACGACAAGGAGGACAACGTCGTCGCCGAGACCAGTTCGTCGGTCAAGGCGGCCTGGGACACCGGTGTCGCCATGGCGGACGCCAACATCTCCGCGAAGACGGCGACCTGGTCGCCGGAGTGGTCGGCCGGCTTCAAGCAGGGCACCTTCGCGGCGACCTTCTGCCCGTCCTGGATGCTCGGCATCGTCCAGGAGAACTCCGGCCCGGAGAACAAGGGCAAGTGGGACGTGGCGGCGGTCCCCGGCGGCGCGGGCAACTGGGGCGGCTCCTGGCTCGCCGTGCCGGAGCAGAGCAAGTACCAGAAGGAGGCGGCGAAGCTCGCCGAGTACCTCACCAACGCCCAGAACCAGGTGGCGGCGTTCAAGCTCAAGGGCCCACTGCCGACCAACCTTGAGGCGCTGAAGAACCCGGACTTCCTCGCCTACACCAACGAGTACTTCAACAACGCCCCGACCGGAAAGATCTTCGGCGACAGCGTGGCGAAGATCCAGCCGCTGCACCTCGGCCCGAAGCACCAGGGCATCAAGGAGAACGCCTTCGAGCCGGCACTGCGGTCGTACGAGAGCGGGCAGGCCGCGAAGGACAAGGCCTGGGAGCAGTTCGCCAAGGACGCCAAGACCCAGGGCGCCTTCTGA
- a CDS encoding carbohydrate ABC transporter permease encodes MSLPATTAPPPPAAPPPDPSTPRRSRAHSLTRLDLKFSPYLYIAPFFVIFGVFGFYPMLRTAWMSLHDWNLVGDHTFIGFDNYTALVTDEYFWNATVNTFGIFLLSTVPQLLLALFLANLLNRTFLRARTVFRMAIFMPNVVSVAAVAIVFGMLFQRDFGVFNWLLGMVGVDPVDWDAQRWSSWTAVASMVNWRWTGYNTLILLAGMQAIPRDLYEAASIDGANQWKQFWRITLPMLTPTFVFVVILSTIGGLQLFTEPLVFANGNITGGDQREFQTLAMYMYELGIENLNTAGYGAAVAWAMFIMIALFSLLNFLLVRRSVK; translated from the coding sequence ATGAGCCTGCCGGCCACGACGGCGCCGCCGCCTCCCGCCGCGCCGCCCCCTGACCCGTCCACCCCGCGCCGGTCCCGCGCGCACTCGCTGACCCGCCTGGACCTGAAGTTCTCGCCGTACCTCTACATCGCGCCATTCTTCGTGATCTTCGGCGTCTTCGGGTTCTACCCGATGCTGCGGACCGCCTGGATGTCGCTGCACGACTGGAACCTGGTCGGTGACCACACCTTCATCGGGTTCGACAACTACACCGCGCTCGTCACCGACGAGTACTTCTGGAACGCCACGGTCAACACCTTCGGCATCTTCCTGCTCTCCACCGTCCCGCAGCTACTGCTCGCCCTCTTCCTGGCGAACCTGCTGAACCGGACCTTCCTCCGCGCCCGGACGGTGTTCCGGATGGCGATCTTCATGCCGAACGTGGTCTCGGTCGCCGCGGTGGCGATCGTGTTCGGGATGCTCTTCCAACGCGACTTCGGCGTGTTCAACTGGCTGCTCGGCATGGTCGGCGTCGACCCGGTGGACTGGGACGCGCAACGCTGGAGCTCCTGGACCGCCGTCGCGTCGATGGTCAACTGGCGGTGGACCGGCTACAACACGCTGATCCTGCTGGCCGGCATGCAGGCCATCCCGCGTGACCTGTACGAGGCCGCGTCGATCGACGGGGCCAACCAGTGGAAGCAGTTCTGGCGGATCACCCTGCCGATGCTCACCCCGACCTTCGTCTTCGTGGTGATCCTGTCGACCATCGGCGGACTGCAGCTCTTCACCGAGCCGCTGGTCTTCGCCAACGGCAACATCACCGGTGGCGACCAGCGGGAGTTCCAGACGCTGGCCATGTACATGTACGAGCTCGGCATCGAGAACCTGAACACGGCGGGGTACGGCGCCGCCGTGGCCTGGGCGATGTTCATCATGATCGCGCTGTTCTCGCTGCTCAACTTCCTGCTCGTCCGCCGCTCGGTGAAGTGA
- a CDS encoding carbohydrate ABC transporter permease, whose translation MNSASQRLWRTSPLTYCALVLAVLFSIYPFYYMIVIATRSLDAINDVPPPMTPGDSFGDNFGRVLDNDAANFVTGLINSLIVSSVVTLSVVITGSLAGFAFAKLRFRGRNVLLLSIIVTMMIPTQLGLIPLWGMIQDLGWYDTLYAVTVPFLVSAFGVFMMRQYASQAVSDELIEAGRVDGANTFRIYWNIVLPALRPAAAVLGLLTFMETWNSYLWPYAVLTPENPTLQVSLAFLSYAYYTDYSQVFAATAIGTVPLVIVFIVFGRQIIGGIMEGAVKS comes from the coding sequence GTGAACTCCGCCTCCCAGCGCCTCTGGCGCACCAGCCCGCTGACCTACTGCGCACTCGTGCTCGCGGTGCTCTTCTCGATCTATCCCTTCTACTACATGATCGTCATCGCCACCCGCAGCCTGGACGCCATCAACGACGTGCCGCCGCCGATGACGCCCGGCGACTCGTTCGGCGACAACTTCGGCCGGGTGCTCGACAACGACGCGGCGAACTTCGTCACCGGCCTGATCAACTCGCTGATCGTCTCGTCGGTGGTCACCCTCTCCGTGGTGATCACCGGGTCGCTGGCCGGCTTCGCGTTCGCCAAGCTGCGTTTCCGGGGCCGCAACGTCCTGCTGCTGTCGATCATCGTGACCATGATGATCCCCACCCAGCTCGGTCTGATCCCGCTCTGGGGGATGATCCAGGATCTCGGCTGGTACGACACCCTCTACGCGGTGACCGTGCCGTTCCTGGTCAGCGCGTTCGGCGTGTTCATGATGCGGCAGTACGCCAGCCAGGCGGTCTCCGACGAGCTGATCGAGGCCGGCCGGGTCGACGGGGCCAACACGTTCCGGATCTACTGGAACATCGTGCTGCCGGCGCTGCGGCCCGCCGCAGCCGTGCTCGGCCTGCTCACCTTCATGGAGACGTGGAACTCCTACCTGTGGCCGTACGCGGTGCTCACCCCGGAGAACCCCACCCTGCAGGTGTCGCTGGCGTTCCTGTCGTACGCCTACTACACCGACTACTCCCAGGTGTTCGCCGCCACGGCGATCGGTACCGTACCGCTGGTCATCGTGTTCATCGTGTTCGGCCGCCAGATCATCGGCGGGATCATGGAAGGTGCCGTCAAGTCGTGA
- a CDS encoding GH1 family beta-glucosidase — protein sequence MSNPASPPAVGVLDERPGLTFPPGFLWGAATAAYQIEGAAAEDGRTPSIWDTFSHTDGRVLAGHTGDVACDHYHRLGGDVALMAELGLKSYRFSVSWPRVQPGGTGAANPQGLDFYRRLVDELLAHDIEPWLTLYHWDLPQPLEDAGGWPARDTAARFADYTTLVADALGDRVRYWTTLNEPWCSAFLGYGSGVHAPGRSDGADAVRAGHHLMLGHGLAVQALRTARPSAEVGVTVNLYPVDPASDAPADVDAARRIDALANRFFLDPLLRGSYPADLVADLSTVTDFDHVRDGDLATISTPLEVVGVNYYSRHVVAAPVEGAEPEPYWRAPSCWPGSEDVRFVTRGVPVTDMNWEIDAPGLTETLRRVHDEYTDLPLYVTENGSAFVDTVVDGQVDDVDRLAYFDAHLRAAHEAINAGVPLRGYFAWSLMDNFEWAWGYTKRFGMIHVDYDSQVRIPKSSARWYASVIRRNGLAAQ from the coding sequence GTGAGCAACCCCGCCAGCCCGCCCGCCGTCGGCGTCCTCGACGAGCGCCCCGGGCTGACCTTTCCGCCCGGCTTCCTGTGGGGGGCCGCGACCGCGGCGTACCAGATCGAGGGGGCGGCGGCCGAGGACGGCCGTACCCCGTCGATCTGGGACACCTTCAGCCACACCGACGGCCGGGTGCTCGCCGGGCACACCGGCGACGTGGCCTGCGACCACTACCACCGGCTCGGCGGCGACGTCGCGCTGATGGCCGAGCTGGGCCTGAAGTCGTACCGTTTCTCGGTCTCCTGGCCCCGGGTACAGCCCGGCGGCACCGGCGCCGCCAACCCGCAGGGCCTGGACTTCTACCGGCGGCTCGTCGACGAGCTGCTGGCGCACGACATCGAGCCGTGGCTCACCCTCTACCACTGGGACCTGCCGCAGCCGCTGGAGGACGCCGGCGGCTGGCCGGCCCGGGACACCGCCGCCCGCTTCGCCGACTACACGACGCTGGTCGCCGACGCGCTCGGCGACCGGGTGCGCTACTGGACCACGCTGAACGAGCCGTGGTGCTCGGCGTTCCTCGGCTACGGCTCCGGCGTGCACGCCCCCGGCCGCTCCGACGGCGCGGACGCCGTCCGCGCCGGACACCACCTGATGCTCGGGCACGGCCTGGCCGTGCAGGCGCTGCGGACCGCCCGGCCCAGCGCCGAGGTGGGCGTGACGGTCAACCTGTACCCGGTCGACCCGGCCAGCGACGCCCCCGCCGACGTGGACGCGGCCCGGCGGATCGACGCGCTGGCCAACCGGTTCTTCCTCGACCCGCTGCTGCGCGGGTCGTACCCGGCGGACCTGGTGGCCGACCTGAGCACGGTGACCGACTTCGACCACGTGCGCGACGGGGACCTGGCGACCATCTCCACGCCACTGGAGGTGGTCGGGGTCAACTACTACAGCCGGCACGTGGTCGCCGCCCCGGTCGAGGGCGCCGAGCCGGAGCCGTACTGGCGGGCACCCTCCTGCTGGCCGGGTAGCGAGGACGTCCGGTTCGTCACGCGCGGCGTCCCGGTCACCGACATGAACTGGGAGATCGACGCCCCGGGCCTGACCGAGACGTTGCGCCGGGTGCACGACGAGTACACCGACCTGCCGCTCTACGTCACCGAGAACGGCTCCGCGTTCGTCGACACGGTGGTCGACGGGCAGGTCGACGACGTCGACCGGCTGGCCTACTTCGACGCCCACCTGCGCGCCGCGCACGAAGCGATCAACGCCGGGGTGCCCCTGCGCGGATACTTCGCCTGGTCGCTGATGGATAATTTCGAATGGGCCTGGGGTTACACCAAGCGGTTCGGCATGATCCATGTCGACTACGACAGCCAGGTCCGCATCCCCAAGTCCAGTGCCAGGTGGTACGCCTCGGTGATCCGACGCAACGGTCTGGCCGCACAATAG